Proteins encoded by one window of Halomonas chromatireducens:
- the galU gene encoding UTP--glucose-1-phosphate uridylyltransferase GalU — MIRKAVLPVAGFGTRCLPASKAIPKEMITIVDRPVIQYVVNEAVAAGIRDIVLVTHASKSAIENHFDKHFELEASLEAKGKQELLDELRAIVPDGVNIISVRQPEPLGLGHAVLCARPVIGDDEPFAVLLPDVLVDGDGLERNDLAGMIDAFEASGRSQLMVEEVPWENVHQYGIVDPQGGAPSPGKSCQLNGVVEKPSRDEAPSNLAVIGRYILPGKIFALLAETPPGAGNEIQLTDAIETLRQTDGVDAWRMRGKTYDCGHQLGYLEATLVYGRRHPRFGEGFRELLSRYSQPE, encoded by the coding sequence ATGATTCGCAAGGCTGTTCTCCCCGTGGCCGGTTTCGGAACACGCTGCCTGCCGGCTTCCAAGGCGATTCCCAAGGAGATGATCACCATCGTCGACCGTCCCGTGATCCAATACGTGGTCAATGAAGCGGTCGCCGCCGGGATCCGTGATATCGTCCTGGTAACCCATGCCAGCAAGAGTGCCATCGAGAATCACTTTGACAAGCACTTCGAGCTCGAAGCGAGCCTTGAGGCCAAAGGCAAGCAGGAGCTTCTCGACGAGCTGAGAGCCATCGTTCCCGACGGCGTCAATATCATCAGCGTTCGCCAGCCCGAGCCTCTGGGCCTGGGCCATGCGGTACTCTGCGCTCGGCCCGTGATCGGAGATGATGAGCCCTTTGCCGTACTTCTCCCCGACGTCCTGGTGGATGGTGATGGACTCGAGCGCAACGACCTCGCCGGCATGATCGATGCCTTCGAGGCCAGTGGACGCTCCCAGCTGATGGTGGAGGAGGTGCCATGGGAGAATGTTCATCAATACGGCATCGTGGACCCCCAAGGTGGGGCGCCGTCGCCCGGCAAGTCCTGCCAACTGAATGGGGTGGTGGAGAAACCGTCACGTGATGAAGCGCCTTCCAACCTGGCCGTCATCGGCCGTTATATCCTGCCGGGCAAGATCTTCGCCCTGCTGGCAGAAACACCGCCCGGTGCCGGTAATGAGATTCAATTGACTGATGCCATCGAGACGCTGCGCCAGACCGATGGAGTCGATGCCTGGCGAATGAGGGGCAAGACCTACGACTGTGGCCACCAGCTCGGTTATCTCGAGGCCACCCTTGTCTATGGCCGTCGTCATCCGCGCTTCGGCGAGGGCTTTCGCGAATTGCTCTCCCGCTATAGCCAGCCGGAGTAA
- a CDS encoding UDP-glucose/GDP-mannose dehydrogenase family protein, translating to MRLEIHGSELAAATAAAALSWVGHQVHWVPHDSLPWPRLLEADWLKREPDLMAGIREGRELGTLTVEGIDSPKPGDINILWLALSPEQRDEAGELVEQAAARHANDMMLVNNSTFPVGETERLETRLGSPKGRSVALVDMLEEGRAWASFTRPGRWLLGCDDDHAEAQVRELLRAFNRRRDVVQRMPRRAAELTKLATIGMLATRISYMNEIAGLADSLGVDVEHVRQGMGADSRIGYEYLYPGCGFGGPNFSRDLMRLANVQEASGRHSALLEQVLDINEQVKETLFRKLWTHFHGRLSGRVWGVEVNPVLTLAPPLQGGDPVAHYRWLQVRHVRKSLVVIPRVCGRREGIATGCRSVGSVLNSSIHYLPSHPPGQESSMAQQSLSFHGVENADQVNRITTALMMLDGVESAEVGRHGADVEGRVSREALIKAVQSLKLPIEVQ from the coding sequence ATGCGACTCGAAATTCATGGAAGTGAACTTGCGGCCGCCACGGCCGCCGCCGCCCTCTCGTGGGTAGGGCACCAGGTCCATTGGGTGCCCCACGACTCGCTGCCCTGGCCCCGCCTGCTGGAAGCCGACTGGCTGAAGCGCGAGCCCGACCTCATGGCCGGTATCCGGGAGGGGCGCGAGCTCGGCACCCTCACGGTGGAGGGCATTGACAGCCCAAAGCCGGGTGACATCAATATTCTCTGGCTCGCACTCTCCCCCGAGCAGCGCGACGAGGCCGGCGAACTGGTCGAGCAAGCCGCCGCACGTCACGCCAACGATATGATGCTGGTCAACAACTCCACCTTCCCTGTGGGCGAGACCGAGCGACTTGAGACACGACTGGGATCGCCCAAGGGACGCTCCGTGGCCCTGGTCGACATGCTGGAGGAGGGGCGCGCCTGGGCAAGTTTTACACGCCCAGGCCGCTGGTTGCTGGGCTGCGATGACGATCACGCCGAAGCCCAGGTGCGCGAACTGCTCCGCGCCTTCAATCGCCGTCGCGATGTGGTGCAGCGCATGCCGCGCCGTGCCGCCGAGCTGACCAAGCTGGCCACCATCGGCATGCTGGCAACGCGTATCAGCTACATGAACGAGATTGCGGGGTTGGCCGATAGCCTCGGGGTGGACGTGGAGCATGTCCGCCAGGGCATGGGTGCCGACTCACGGATCGGCTATGAGTACCTTTATCCAGGCTGCGGTTTCGGCGGACCCAACTTCTCCCGCGACTTGATGCGGCTGGCCAATGTTCAGGAGGCCAGCGGTCGTCATTCCGCACTGCTCGAGCAGGTCCTGGATATCAACGAACAGGTCAAGGAGACGCTGTTTCGCAAGCTCTGGACCCATTTCCACGGCCGCCTGTCGGGCCGGGTCTGGGGTGTTGAAGTCAACCCGGTCCTCACTCTTGCGCCGCCCCTCCAGGGCGGTGATCCAGTCGCTCATTACCGGTGGCTCCAGGTGCGTCATGTCAGGAAGAGTTTGGTTGTCATTCCTAGGGTATGCGGGCGAAGAGAGGGAATTGCAACCGGCTGTCGGTCGGTAGGTAGCGTGCTAAACTCGTCAATTCACTATCTGCCATCTCATCCGCCGGGTCAGGAGTCATCTATGGCACAGCAATCGCTGAGCTTTCATGGCGTGGAGAACGCCGATCAGGTCAACCGTATTACCACGGCGCTGATGATGCTGGACGGCGTCGAGTCGGCCGAGGTTGGCCGACATGGAGCCGATGTGGAGGGCAGGGTGTCTCGTGAGGCGCTGATCAAGGCCGTCCAGTCGCTAAAGCTTCCCATTGAAGTCCAGTAA
- a CDS encoding OsmC family protein, which yields MKKTIEIVSERNSLLRQRVELDGFEDIFVDVPKAFGGEGNAPDPHDYFDLSLGACKAITAQMYAKRKKWPLEGVSVTVNRDDSEEPKGTYRLEVVMTFHGIDDPEQRARLEEISHKCPIHRLMTSSTVDVITRTADTSEV from the coding sequence ATGAAGAAGACCATTGAAATCGTCAGTGAACGTAACAGTCTCTTGCGCCAAAGGGTTGAGCTTGATGGTTTCGAAGACATCTTCGTCGACGTACCCAAGGCCTTCGGTGGCGAGGGCAACGCACCCGATCCCCATGACTACTTCGACCTCTCGCTCGGTGCCTGCAAGGCGATCACCGCCCAGATGTATGCCAAGCGAAAGAAGTGGCCGCTGGAGGGCGTCAGTGTCACCGTCAATCGGGACGATAGCGAGGAACCGAAGGGGACCTATCGACTCGAAGTGGTGATGACATTCCATGGTATCGACGATCCGGAACAGCGGGCACGGTTGGAAGAGATCAGCCACAAGTGCCCGATCCATCGCCTGATGACCAGTTCAACGGTGGACGTCATCACGCGTACAGCCGATACCAGCGAAGTGTGA
- a CDS encoding amidase family protein: MLNVIGRYDYRDPYATRGQPEDWGEELGQGLQGLRIAYSPDLGYARVDRDVAERVRAAAHKLEALGATVEEVDPGFESPLDIFNKLWFTASLAVYDGMDERNRQLLDPGMVADARRAEQWSALDLFCALRGRARLTQQLEYFNQQYHLVMTPSVAISPFELLHNVPPERDMRDWEEWAPFSYPFNLSQQPAASVPCGFTDAGLPVGFQLAGGKHDDARVLRVAHAFMEAYPARYPAVPNPYQSG, from the coding sequence ATGCTCAACGTCATCGGGCGCTACGACTATCGTGACCCTTATGCGACGCGGGGCCAGCCAGAGGATTGGGGCGAAGAGCTTGGTCAGGGGCTTCAGGGGCTGCGAATCGCCTATTCGCCGGATCTCGGCTATGCCAGGGTCGACCGCGACGTGGCAGAGCGCGTGCGCGCGGCTGCCCATAAGCTGGAGGCGCTTGGTGCCACCGTTGAAGAGGTCGACCCCGGGTTCGAATCGCCGCTGGATATCTTCAACAAGCTCTGGTTTACGGCATCGCTGGCTGTCTACGATGGAATGGATGAGCGCAATCGGCAATTGCTCGATCCGGGCATGGTTGCGGATGCCAGGCGAGCCGAGCAGTGGAGTGCGCTGGATCTGTTTTGCGCCCTGCGTGGCCGGGCCCGCTTGACCCAGCAGCTGGAGTACTTCAATCAGCAGTATCATCTGGTGATGACACCCTCGGTGGCGATCTCGCCATTCGAGCTTTTGCACAATGTGCCACCTGAACGGGACATGCGAGACTGGGAGGAGTGGGCGCCGTTTTCCTACCCTTTCAACCTCAGCCAGCAGCCTGCGGCATCGGTGCCCTGTGGCTTTACCGACGCCGGCTTACCCGTCGGTTTTCAACTGGCGGGGGGGAAGCATGATGACGCGCGTGTTTTGCGTGTCGCCCATGCTTTCATGGAGGCCTATCCGGCACGCTATCCTGCTGTGCCTAACCCGTATCAGAGCGGATAG
- a CDS encoding putative bifunctional diguanylate cyclase/phosphodiesterase — protein sequence MSHHGKRPPGDRVSSLAQHPARLIQSAFEQGQTGMVLTDAAGLIVMANEAFCRIAGCECSEVAGWPVEHFFASLRTPSPIGAEPGANADELTSWQQEVLCRRDDGESMPVLMTVDALLDEQQRPHHYLRTFVSLATPSGKQLGDRHWVHVDPMTGLPNWLLLRDRLNHALAQAERADNGLAVLFIDIDRFKAINDAVGHVEGDRLLGELAQRLQKALRSRDTLARLGGDQFIVLLEKDGTAEAAQVVTERLQEALEPPFLSGSRYLLLTASIGIALYPSDAQDEEALITAARSAMYTARKKGPGRLAFVDHRLTAKLKEKHRLESRLSEAIHLPERHFRLLFQPEIDVDTGCCTGLEAVLRWQHPKEWKLPPEAFVDTISRLGLGIRLDRWVIQSVIGHHLGWLESASSLAQLPVSIRLCESHLVHDTFDRRPLDHFLRQQQLDSLAWMVLQIPSQGLSSNLDGTSHMLKRLERLGVRLTIDGLGTHSFDLAWLSRLPFDRAKINAGLTRAPHQNERNLMEALCRLLQALHIEPVVIGIDDQAIATTVSRLSCKHAQGDYYCPAISAEELEQWLSERTSARR from the coding sequence ATGAGTCATCACGGCAAACGCCCACCCGGCGACAGGGTCAGCTCACTGGCCCAACATCCCGCACGGCTCATCCAGAGCGCGTTCGAGCAGGGACAGACCGGCATGGTCCTGACAGATGCCGCCGGCCTAATCGTCATGGCCAATGAGGCCTTCTGCCGCATTGCCGGCTGTGAGTGCAGCGAGGTCGCAGGCTGGCCAGTCGAACACTTCTTTGCTTCCTTGAGGACACCATCGCCGATTGGAGCCGAGCCAGGCGCGAATGCCGATGAGCTCACTTCCTGGCAACAGGAAGTCCTGTGCCGCCGTGACGACGGTGAATCGATGCCTGTCCTGATGACCGTCGATGCCCTACTCGATGAACAGCAGCGGCCGCATCACTATCTGCGCACCTTCGTCAGCCTCGCCACCCCCAGTGGAAAGCAGCTAGGTGACAGACACTGGGTCCATGTCGACCCGATGACCGGACTCCCCAACTGGCTGCTGCTGCGTGACCGCCTCAATCACGCCCTGGCCCAGGCGGAGCGTGCCGATAACGGGCTTGCCGTACTGTTCATCGATATCGATCGCTTCAAGGCAATCAATGATGCCGTCGGGCACGTGGAAGGGGACCGACTGCTGGGCGAGCTGGCCCAGCGACTGCAGAAAGCCCTGCGCAGCCGGGACACCCTGGCCAGGCTGGGTGGCGACCAGTTCATCGTCTTGCTGGAAAAGGATGGCACGGCGGAAGCCGCCCAGGTGGTGACAGAGCGGCTGCAGGAGGCGCTGGAGCCGCCTTTTCTCTCCGGGAGTCGCTATCTGCTGCTGACGGCCTCCATCGGTATCGCCCTTTACCCGAGCGACGCCCAGGATGAGGAAGCGCTGATCACCGCGGCACGCAGCGCCATGTATACGGCGCGTAAGAAGGGACCGGGGCGCCTGGCCTTCGTCGATCATCGCCTGACGGCCAAGCTGAAGGAAAAACATCGTCTCGAGAGCCGGCTAAGCGAAGCCATTCATCTACCCGAGCGCCATTTTCGCCTTCTCTTCCAGCCCGAAATCGATGTCGATACCGGCTGCTGCACCGGCCTGGAGGCCGTACTGCGCTGGCAACATCCCAAGGAATGGAAACTTCCCCCTGAAGCCTTCGTCGACACCATATCCCGCTTGGGCTTGGGTATTCGCCTTGATCGCTGGGTGATACAGAGCGTCATCGGCCATCATCTGGGTTGGCTGGAAAGCGCTTCATCGCTTGCCCAGTTGCCCGTATCGATTCGTCTCTGCGAGTCACATTTGGTACACGATACCTTCGATAGAAGACCTCTCGACCATTTTCTTCGTCAACAGCAGCTCGACTCACTGGCCTGGATGGTGCTGCAGATACCTAGCCAGGGGTTATCCAGCAACCTGGACGGCACGTCCCATATGCTCAAGCGGCTGGAGAGGCTGGGCGTTCGCCTCACCATCGATGGACTGGGCACCCATTCTTTCGACCTCGCATGGCTCTCTCGCCTACCCTTCGACAGAGCCAAGATCAATGCCGGCCTGACCAGAGCGCCCCATCAGAATGAGCGCAACCTGATGGAAGCGCTGTGCCGTCTACTTCAGGCCCTCCATATCGAGCCGGTAGTCATTGGCATCGATGATCAGGCTATAGCCACCACCGTGAGCCGCCTATCCTGCAAACATGCACAGGGCGATTACTACTGCCCCGCCATATCCGCAGAGGAGCTGGAGCAGTGGCTATCCGAACGTACGTCAGCCCGCCGCTAG
- a CDS encoding diguanylate cyclase: MTRFLCSLQGRLLAGLAATWLVIVGILMVLAWQYGKALVDEVNLDHLRDESRLIADGLTEKVNRRLNALGRLAPNLQGMSPDELGTALDRNQALLEWFEGIMVTGPDGVVLADWPVVEGRVGLDTSETEYFRLMSHSPWPYVSKPFVGRASGDNLVLMLVPRFDEQGAFSGVVGGMVNLTGGGLFRWLERSWLGEEGRVSVLSASGEVLFHPGRTSRQAFNGLPSLDLALEGWEGETIARGIDGESTLMSYRQIRPANWVVKVSLPRSQVRAPLGDYLVTLWWAWLVLAVVLMFSMRWLVRRMLKPLHRLEQQIAQVGAGERRYLALSTSMEELRQVAGSFNRLEHERLSALEHLRDRQAFLDAVLGSTPIGMFVADLKGHLNYMNPALLELLGLDASCTPEEWWGRIHPDDRQGTQDMWRHSLSTGNDFMRQLRFHHQDGVTLWVEVHASQVKGSDQPLGFVGMVKDITERRQQEALQRWEAEHDPLTGLLNRRGFERRLEEALAEYAKTGTPSVLILFDLDHFKPINDEGGHALGDEMLRRIAQVVAWEVRRSDHVARQGGDEFAVLLPSCTLKQAQEIAESLRRVVSEVTVVNESRVYSITLSMGVTAFQEGDDAVETVLARADAASYKAKANGRNAVVMADPDDGSLIDSLW; encoded by the coding sequence ATGACTCGATTCCTCTGCTCTCTGCAGGGGCGACTGCTTGCCGGCCTTGCCGCGACGTGGCTGGTGATTGTGGGCATTCTCATGGTGCTGGCCTGGCAGTATGGCAAGGCACTGGTGGATGAGGTCAATCTCGATCACCTGCGTGACGAGTCGCGCCTGATTGCCGATGGCCTGACCGAGAAGGTTAATCGTCGCCTGAATGCCCTGGGGCGACTGGCGCCGAATCTGCAGGGAATGAGCCCGGATGAGCTGGGTACTGCCCTCGATCGTAACCAGGCCCTGCTGGAATGGTTCGAGGGCATCATGGTAACCGGTCCCGACGGCGTCGTGCTTGCCGACTGGCCAGTGGTGGAGGGGCGTGTCGGTCTTGATACATCGGAAACCGAATATTTTCGCTTGATGAGTCACTCCCCTTGGCCCTATGTCAGCAAGCCATTCGTGGGTCGGGCCAGCGGCGACAACCTGGTGCTGATGCTGGTGCCGCGGTTCGATGAGCAGGGGGCTTTCAGCGGAGTTGTCGGAGGGATGGTCAACCTGACAGGGGGTGGGTTGTTCCGTTGGCTCGAGCGAAGCTGGCTGGGCGAAGAGGGGCGTGTCTCTGTGTTGTCGGCATCGGGCGAGGTCTTGTTTCATCCTGGGCGGACGAGCAGGCAGGCGTTCAATGGTTTGCCGTCACTTGACCTGGCTCTGGAGGGCTGGGAGGGGGAAACCATTGCCCGCGGGATCGATGGCGAGTCGACGCTGATGTCCTATCGCCAGATCAGGCCGGCGAACTGGGTGGTCAAGGTATCGTTGCCCCGGTCACAGGTTCGTGCGCCGCTGGGGGACTATCTCGTTACCCTTTGGTGGGCTTGGCTGGTATTGGCGGTAGTATTGATGTTCAGCATGCGCTGGTTGGTCAGGCGCATGCTCAAGCCGCTGCACCGCCTCGAGCAGCAGATCGCTCAGGTAGGGGCGGGGGAGCGTCGCTACCTGGCGCTCTCCACCAGCATGGAGGAGTTGAGGCAGGTAGCCGGCAGTTTCAACCGTCTGGAGCATGAGCGCCTCTCGGCCCTGGAGCACCTTCGGGATCGGCAGGCCTTTCTCGATGCCGTGCTGGGATCAACGCCGATAGGCATGTTCGTGGCTGACCTCAAGGGTCACCTGAACTACATGAACCCGGCGCTGCTGGAGCTGCTGGGACTCGATGCGTCGTGTACTCCCGAGGAGTGGTGGGGCCGAATTCATCCGGATGACCGCCAGGGAACCCAGGATATGTGGCGTCACTCCCTGTCGACCGGCAATGACTTCATGCGTCAGCTCCGCTTTCATCATCAGGATGGTGTCACCCTGTGGGTGGAAGTGCATGCAAGCCAGGTGAAGGGCAGCGATCAGCCCCTCGGGTTCGTGGGTATGGTGAAGGACATTACCGAGCGTCGCCAGCAGGAGGCGTTGCAGCGATGGGAGGCGGAGCATGACCCGCTGACGGGACTGCTCAACCGCCGGGGTTTCGAGCGGCGTCTGGAGGAGGCGCTGGCGGAATACGCCAAGACCGGTACCCCGTCGGTGCTGATACTCTTCGATCTGGACCATTTCAAGCCCATCAACGACGAAGGCGGGCATGCCCTGGGCGACGAAATGCTTCGTCGTATCGCCCAGGTGGTGGCTTGGGAGGTTCGCCGTAGCGACCACGTTGCTCGCCAGGGTGGAGACGAGTTCGCCGTGCTGCTGCCCAGCTGTACCCTCAAGCAGGCCCAGGAGATTGCGGAATCCCTGCGGCGAGTGGTTTCCGAGGTTACTGTGGTGAATGAGAGCAGGGTCTACAGCATTACACTTAGCATGGGGGTGACTGCGTTCCAGGAGGGGGATGATGCCGTCGAGACCGTGCTGGCCCGAGCCGATGCCGCCAGCTACAAGGCCAAGGCCAATGGCCGCAACGCCGTGGTCATGGCGGATCCCGACGACGGCAGCCTTATCGACTCTCTATGGTAA
- a CDS encoding flagella synthesis protein FlgN — MSLTKLLREQQQRLDGVIELLEQERELLAAADIDGRQLAEVAELKQQRLQQLEATETLRRNVQQRLGYAEGAAGARQAAEDAGCLEAWESTMERTQKAHRLNTMNGQLVGLRMGQNKRLLEFIHEAAEKTTYGASGRVRAQPGRFNTSV; from the coding sequence ATGAGCCTGACCAAGCTTCTCCGCGAGCAGCAGCAGCGCCTTGATGGCGTGATCGAACTGCTTGAGCAGGAGCGCGAGCTGCTTGCCGCCGCCGATATCGACGGGCGCCAGCTCGCCGAGGTTGCCGAACTCAAGCAGCAGCGACTGCAGCAACTGGAAGCCACAGAGACCTTGCGCCGTAACGTTCAGCAGCGCCTGGGCTATGCCGAGGGCGCCGCTGGTGCCCGACAGGCCGCCGAAGATGCCGGCTGCCTGGAGGCATGGGAAAGCACGATGGAGCGAACGCAGAAGGCCCATCGGCTCAACACGATGAACGGCCAGCTTGTTGGCCTGCGCATGGGCCAGAACAAGCGCCTCCTCGAATTCATTCACGAGGCCGCCGAGAAGACGACCTATGGCGCCAGCGGTCGAGTAAGGGCGCAGCCGGGACGCTTCAACACGTCGGTATGA
- the flgM gene encoding flagellar biosynthesis anti-sigma factor FlgM, translated as MKINSQNPLTRPTPTTPREEAQPVKSTSQSSQQDAGPAATTHLRQNAADSSRDIDTVRVEEIREAIREGRLEIRADRIADGLIESLQPTAGNGDE; from the coding sequence GTGAAGATCAACAGCCAGAACCCCCTGACTCGCCCGACACCGACGACGCCCCGCGAGGAAGCGCAGCCGGTCAAGAGTACCAGTCAGTCCAGCCAGCAGGATGCCGGCCCCGCGGCCACCACGCACCTGCGGCAGAATGCCGCCGACAGCTCCCGCGACATCGACACCGTCAGGGTCGAGGAGATTCGCGAGGCCATTCGGGAAGGCCGCCTGGAAATTCGCGCCGACCGGATCGCCGACGGGTTGATCGAGTCGCTGCAACCGACTGCAGGTAATGGTGACGAATGA
- the flgA gene encoding flagellar basal body P-ring formation chaperone FlgA, protein MQRLPFKLLFTLWPILASLALLPGIAKADDDALLQAVHGFLYSEAQPLGEEIIIELRPPSARMPECVSPQPFLTREGELPLGRVSVGVRCGSDGRQVRYMQAEIGVLGEYPVLAATLNAGDTVRPEHLEQRQGNLAELPNNALLDAEQIIGQLATRTLRAGQPLQAHQFRSLPLVERNQRVVVEARGTGFRVSREGEALEPGGLGDRIRIRFDSREVVTGRVAGEGMVIVDF, encoded by the coding sequence ATGCAGCGTCTCCCCTTCAAGCTCCTGTTCACTTTGTGGCCGATACTCGCCAGCCTGGCGCTGCTTCCCGGCATCGCCAAGGCCGACGACGACGCCCTGCTCCAGGCCGTACATGGCTTCCTGTACAGCGAGGCACAGCCCCTGGGCGAGGAAATCATCATCGAGCTGCGGCCTCCTTCGGCCCGAATGCCGGAGTGCGTTTCACCCCAGCCCTTCCTGACCCGGGAAGGCGAACTGCCTCTCGGGCGGGTATCGGTAGGTGTGCGCTGCGGCAGCGATGGGCGCCAGGTGCGCTACATGCAGGCTGAAATCGGCGTTCTCGGCGAATACCCGGTCCTGGCAGCCACGCTCAACGCTGGCGATACAGTTCGCCCGGAGCACCTGGAACAGCGACAAGGCAACCTGGCGGAGCTTCCCAACAATGCCCTGCTCGATGCGGAGCAGATCATTGGCCAGTTGGCGACTCGCACGCTGCGTGCGGGGCAGCCGCTGCAGGCCCACCAGTTCCGCTCCCTGCCGCTGGTGGAACGCAATCAGCGCGTCGTGGTCGAGGCCCGGGGCACGGGGTTTCGCGTCTCACGTGAAGGAGAGGCACTGGAGCCAGGAGGGCTGGGTGACCGCATCCGGATACGTTTCGACTCTCGCGAGGTCGTCACTGGACGCGTGGCAGGAGAAGGAATGGTGATCGTCGATTTCTGA
- the flgB gene encoding flagellar basal body rod protein FlgB: MIDKLEAAFNYHQQALGLRQERHKVLASNIANADTPNYKARDMDFAGELKKAVEHGRSSGGGLSLARTSAGHLGGQGFAPTSQNLLYRVPDQPSLDGNTVDMDRERTQFADNSVRYQAALTILNSRIQGLKNAMQPE, encoded by the coding sequence ATGATCGATAAGCTCGAGGCCGCCTTTAACTACCACCAGCAGGCGCTGGGCTTGCGCCAGGAGCGCCACAAGGTGCTGGCCAGCAATATCGCCAATGCCGATACGCCGAATTACAAGGCGCGCGACATGGATTTTGCCGGCGAGCTCAAGAAGGCGGTCGAGCATGGTCGCTCATCCGGTGGCGGTTTGTCACTGGCAAGGACGTCTGCAGGGCATCTGGGCGGGCAGGGCTTCGCACCGACCAGCCAGAACTTGCTGTATCGCGTACCTGACCAGCCGAGCCTGGACGGGAACACGGTCGACATGGATCGCGAGCGTACCCAGTTCGCCGACAATTCGGTGCGCTATCAGGCTGCGCTCACCATCCTCAATAGCCGGATCCAGGGCCTGAAGAACGCCATGCAGCCTGAGTAA
- the flgC gene encoding flagellar basal body rod protein FlgC has product MSMFSVFDIAGSAMSAQSQRMNVTASNLANADSVAGPDGEAYRAKQVLFEARNQGAHGIGGVGVRSVVEDTSPMRMEYRPEHPLANDDGYVTMPNVEPVHEMVNMISASRSYQANVEVMNTSKQMMLKTLTLGEG; this is encoded by the coding sequence ATGTCGATGTTTTCCGTTTTCGATATTGCAGGCTCGGCCATGAGCGCCCAGTCGCAACGCATGAATGTCACGGCCAGCAACCTGGCCAACGCCGACAGCGTGGCGGGGCCGGATGGCGAGGCCTATCGCGCCAAGCAGGTGCTCTTCGAGGCGCGCAATCAGGGCGCCCATGGCATCGGCGGGGTGGGTGTGCGCAGCGTGGTGGAAGATACCTCGCCCATGCGCATGGAGTACCGCCCCGAGCACCCGCTGGCCAATGACGATGGCTACGTGACCATGCCCAACGTCGAGCCGGTACACGAGATGGTCAACATGATCTCGGCTTCCCGCTCCTACCAGGCCAACGTCGAAGTCATGAATACGAGCAAGCAGATGATGCTCAAGACACTCACCTTGGGTGAAGGGTAA
- the flgD gene encoding flagellar hook assembly protein FlgD → MSTTIDANVVTRLNQGGPSGRDASQSAELRNNFMTLLIAQMQNQDPLDPMDNHEMTTQLAQINTVSGIEDLNKTLKGITSQMDAGQTLQATGLIGKGVLVPGDRVLMETDADGNTHTTPFGIELGQAADNVRVTITNASGQVVNRYNIGSVKAGVESFTWDGRTTEGEAAAPGSYRVRVEATSGDKTLNASTLNYAVVGGVTPPDGNGGVKLDLGAIYGQVGLGDIKQIL, encoded by the coding sequence ATGTCCACGACCATTGATGCCAATGTCGTCACGCGTCTGAATCAGGGTGGCCCTTCCGGCCGCGATGCCAGTCAATCCGCCGAACTGCGCAACAATTTCATGACCCTGCTGATTGCCCAGATGCAGAATCAGGACCCGCTCGATCCCATGGACAACCATGAGATGACCACGCAGCTGGCGCAGATCAACACCGTCAGCGGCATCGAGGATCTCAACAAGACCTTGAAGGGCATCACCAGCCAGATGGACGCCGGCCAGACCCTGCAGGCGACCGGGCTGATCGGCAAGGGCGTGCTGGTACCGGGCGACCGCGTGCTGATGGAGACTGACGCGGACGGCAACACCCACACCACACCCTTCGGTATCGAGCTAGGCCAGGCGGCCGATAATGTGCGTGTGACGATCACCAACGCCAGTGGCCAGGTGGTCAACCGCTACAACATCGGCTCCGTCAAGGCCGGGGTCGAGTCCTTCACCTGGGATGGCCGAACCACCGAAGGTGAGGCGGCGGCTCCGGGTTCCTATCGCGTGCGTGTCGAAGCCACTAGCGGCGATAAGACACTGAATGCCTCAACGCTCAACTATGCCGTGGTTGGTGGGGTGACGCCGCCCGACGGCAATGGCGGTGTGAAACTCGACCTGGGCGCCATCTATGGCCAGGTCGGCCTGGGTGACATCAAGCAGATTCTTTGA